A stretch of the Hippoglossus hippoglossus isolate fHipHip1 chromosome 1, fHipHip1.pri, whole genome shotgun sequence genome encodes the following:
- the pik3r5 gene encoding phosphoinositide 3-kinase regulatory subunit 5 isoform X2, with protein sequence MQHTSCTEDRIQHALDRCLDGLRRSPTAAHHWNVLMCSAGQSMNRWSLEELVKRDPENFLILLQQIIIKTKEVQEQCQYELVAPLAIMFSSTLLQTPFCPPGTELLQEAIEVFRCFLTWPEPYCSVCKSLLSTLQLELKAPGISFQRLVREEQGLSTSSHSSKIMTVLLMNPGEVPADFLSVAEQLSHVNHSQQETYITLIKHAFQSTLGTKYPLQSIHRALQEKPVDELGELFSVVSDILETAAAIADPLKGRDHVIQGLEGLRERMRIPASNGRKCDGMLQTLPLPTAKCYMFHWEKDNFDDLNTLLEHGPDDLSANRQAEEEEEELDIDDDDERDGTELDEEDEGEEDEEDKEEEEVESPSMTIIPNGYNVNHRASTYSTISSLSTASKDSMFSTLSVTSESYAPSLYSVASGVDSDYVDDFEDYICSYPVVEKCSPKSSKTLPRLSQHLYRIFSKSPRSLCRAKSLGNTESKDLPVVREKRSNSLPQQVKLSSLELLLQPQSQTLRHVCFRRRPILSSDEESKNITLRVVVFGADHVAGKVARAYDSLRRKESACPRLSRVFNLQFYFVPVKRDSAGGHLRSPSPVPQTGTPKGAALSNGLHLPSTGDSTNDIAHLLGMLDPWYERNTLSLLNLPTNVVCQQTSKTESESYDGSYEQRLPIMADLVLYYCRYATRPALIQLYQAELTLAGGERRTEVFIHSLELGHTAGTRAIKAMGAASKRFGIDGDREAVPLMLELVYNRVVTSGRSQWKRESKVCTSVNLTKACKNPEELDSKMECLQLMMTEVVKRQNGKSKKGYNQQLNLTEVKVDKVQVSGAVNTTFAVCLDQDEKKILQTVTRCEISVCYKTDSFTDWRLRKSRTSAQIQPLHPTFCSLLCLPIVTFSGALP encoded by the exons ATGCAGCACACCTCGTGCACAGAGGACAGAATCCAGCACGCTCTGGACCGGTGTCTGGACGGGCTGAGACGGAGCCCCACAGCAGCACACCACTGGAACG TGCTGATGTGCTCAGCGGGTCAGTCCATGAACCGCTGGAGCCTGGAAGAGTTGGTGAAGAGAGACCCCGAGAATTTCCTCATCCTCTTACAGCAAATCATCATAAAGACCAAAGAG GTTCAGGAGCAGTGTCAGTATGAGCTGGTGGCTCCCCTCGCGATCAtgttctcctccactctgcttcAG ACACCTTTCTGTCCTCCAggcactgagctgctgcaggaggccaTCGAGGTGTTTCGCTGCTTCCTCACCTGGCCGGAGCCGTACTGCAGTGTGTGTAAAAGCCTGCTGTCCACGCTACAGCTGGAGCTCAAGGCCCCAG ggATTTCCTTTCAGAGACTGGTGAGAGAGGAGCAAGGCCTCAGCACCTCCAGCCACAGCTCCAAGATCAT GACTGTGCTGCTGATGAACCCGGGTGAGGTGCCCGCTGACTTTCTCTCCGTGGCCGAGCAGCTCAGTCACGTTAATCACTCGCAGCAAGAGACGTACATCACACTGATCAAACACGCCTTCCAGTCCACGCTGGGCACCAAGTACCCTCTGCAAAGTATCCACAGAGCCCTGCAG GAAAAACCTGTGGATGAATTGGGTGAGCTCTTTTCTGTGGTAAGCGACATCTTGGAGACGGCCGCTGCCATTGCTGACCCTCTGAAGGGACGCGACCACGTGATCCAGGGACTGGAGGGACTGAGGGAGAGAATGAGAATCCCAGCATCCAACGGGAGGAAGTGTGATG GGATGCTACAGACGCTACCACTGCCCACAGCCAAGTGTTACATGTTTCACTGGGAGAAAGACAACTTTG ATGATCTGAACACCCTCTTGGAGCACGGCCCTGACGATCTCAGCGCTAACAGGcaggctgaggaggaagaagaggagttAGACATTGATGATGACGATGAGAGGGATGGGACAGAGTTggatgaggaagacgagggggaggaggatgaagaagacaaagaagaggaggaagtagAATCGCCTTCTATGACTATCATCCCGAACGGCTACAATGTTAACCACCGTGCCTCCACCTACTCCACCATCTCGTCCCTGTCCACCGCTTCCAAAGACTCCATGTTCTCCACCTTGTCTGTGACCTCGGAGTCCTACGCTCCGTCGCTCTACTCCGTCGCCTCTGGAGTGGACAGTGACTACGTCGACGATTTCGAGGACTATATCTGCTCGTACCCTGTTGTGGAAAAATGTTCGCCAAAGTCGAGTAAAACCTTGCCTCGGCTCAGCCAGCACCTGTACCGGATCTTCTCCAAGAGCCCTCGCTCACTGTGCCGTGCGAAAAGCTTGGGAAACACAGAATCCAAAGACCTTCCGGTGGTGCGAGAGAAACGCTCCAACTCTCTGCCGCAGCAAGTCAAGTTAAGCAGCCttgagctgctgctccagccaCAGAGTCAAACTCTCAGACATGTGTGCTTCAGACGGAGGCCTATTCTTAGCAGTGACGAGGAGAGTAAGAATATCACGCTGAGGGTGGTTGTGTTTGGTGCCGATCATGTGGCGGGGAAGGTGGCCCGGGCCTATGATAGCCTGAGGCGGAAGGAGAGCGCGTGTCCACGTCTCAGCAGGGTCTTCAATCTTCAGTTCTACTTTGTGCCGGTGAAGAGGGACTCGGCTGGAGGTCACCTGAGGTCACCTAGTCCTGTGCCTCAAACTGGAACGCCAAAAGGAGCGGCCCTGTCTAAT GGTCTTCACCTCCCGAGCACAGGGGACAGTACTAATGACATTGCCCATCTCCTTGGTATGTTGGACCCTTGGTACGAACGAAACACCCTCAGCCTGCTCAACCTGCCTACCAACGTTGTGTGCCAG CAAACCTCAAAGACCGAGTCCGAGTCCTACGACGGTTCGTATGAGCAGCGTCTACCCATCATGGCCGACCTGGTCCTGTACTACTGCCGCTACGCTACCCGGCCAGCGCTGATCCAACTCTATCAGGCTGAG TTGACGTTAGCCGGTGGTGAGAGGAGGACGGAAGTGTTCATCCACTCCCTAGAGTTGGGTCACACTGCAGGAACACGAGCCATAAAAGCCATGG GTGCTGCCAGTAAACGGTTTGGTATTGACGGTGACCGAGAGGCAGTGCCTCTGATGTTGGAGTTGGTGTACAACAGG gtggTTACCAGTGGGAGAAGCCAGTGGAAAAGAGAATCAAAAGTCTGTACGTCAGTGAACTTGACCAAAGCGTGCAAGAACCCTGAGGAACTAG ATTCAAAGATGGAGTGCCTGCAGCTCATGATGACTGAGGTTGTGAAGAGGCAGAACGGCAAAAGCAAGAAGGGCTACAACCAG CAGCTCAATTTGACAGAGGTGAAAGTGGATAAGGTGCAGGTGAGCGGAGCTGTAAACACAACGTTTGCTGTGTGTCTGGACCAGGATGAGAAGAAGATACTACAGACTGTCACCAG
- the pik3r5 gene encoding phosphoinositide 3-kinase regulatory subunit 5 isoform X1: MQHTSCTEDRIQHALDRCLDGLRRSPTAAHHWNVLMCSAGQSMNRWSLEELVKRDPENFLILLQQIIIKTKEVQEQCQYELVAPLAIMFSSTLLQTPFCPPGTELLQEAIEVFRCFLTWPEPYCSVCKSLLSTLQLELKAPGISFQRLVREEQGLSTSSHSSKIMTVLLMNPGEVPADFLSVAEQLSHVNHSQQETYITLIKHAFQSTLGTKYPLQSIHRALQEKPVDELGELFSVVSDILETAAAIADPLKGRDHVIQGLEGLRERMRIPASNGRKCDGMLQTLPLPTAKCYMFHWEKDNFDDLNTLLEHGPDDLSANRQAEEEEEELDIDDDDERDGTELDEEDEGEEDEEDKEEEEVESPSMTIIPNGYNVNHRASTYSTISSLSTASKDSMFSTLSVTSESYAPSLYSVASGVDSDYVDDFEDYICSYPVVEKCSPKSSKTLPRLSQHLYRIFSKSPRSLCRAKSLGNTESKDLPVVREKRSNSLPQQVKLSSLELLLQPQSQTLRHVCFRRRPILSSDEESKNITLRVVVFGADHVAGKVARAYDSLRRKESACPRLSRVFNLQFYFVPVKRDSAGGHLRSPSPVPQTGTPKGAALSNQGLHLPSTGDSTNDIAHLLGMLDPWYERNTLSLLNLPTNVVCQQTSKTESESYDGSYEQRLPIMADLVLYYCRYATRPALIQLYQAELTLAGGERRTEVFIHSLELGHTAGTRAIKAMGAASKRFGIDGDREAVPLMLELVYNRVVTSGRSQWKRESKVCTSVNLTKACKNPEELDSKMECLQLMMTEVVKRQNGKSKKGYNQQLNLTEVKVDKVQVSGAVNTTFAVCLDQDEKKILQTVTRCEISVCYKTDSFTDWRLRKSRTSAQIQPLHPTFCSLLCLPIVTFSGALP; encoded by the exons ATGCAGCACACCTCGTGCACAGAGGACAGAATCCAGCACGCTCTGGACCGGTGTCTGGACGGGCTGAGACGGAGCCCCACAGCAGCACACCACTGGAACG TGCTGATGTGCTCAGCGGGTCAGTCCATGAACCGCTGGAGCCTGGAAGAGTTGGTGAAGAGAGACCCCGAGAATTTCCTCATCCTCTTACAGCAAATCATCATAAAGACCAAAGAG GTTCAGGAGCAGTGTCAGTATGAGCTGGTGGCTCCCCTCGCGATCAtgttctcctccactctgcttcAG ACACCTTTCTGTCCTCCAggcactgagctgctgcaggaggccaTCGAGGTGTTTCGCTGCTTCCTCACCTGGCCGGAGCCGTACTGCAGTGTGTGTAAAAGCCTGCTGTCCACGCTACAGCTGGAGCTCAAGGCCCCAG ggATTTCCTTTCAGAGACTGGTGAGAGAGGAGCAAGGCCTCAGCACCTCCAGCCACAGCTCCAAGATCAT GACTGTGCTGCTGATGAACCCGGGTGAGGTGCCCGCTGACTTTCTCTCCGTGGCCGAGCAGCTCAGTCACGTTAATCACTCGCAGCAAGAGACGTACATCACACTGATCAAACACGCCTTCCAGTCCACGCTGGGCACCAAGTACCCTCTGCAAAGTATCCACAGAGCCCTGCAG GAAAAACCTGTGGATGAATTGGGTGAGCTCTTTTCTGTGGTAAGCGACATCTTGGAGACGGCCGCTGCCATTGCTGACCCTCTGAAGGGACGCGACCACGTGATCCAGGGACTGGAGGGACTGAGGGAGAGAATGAGAATCCCAGCATCCAACGGGAGGAAGTGTGATG GGATGCTACAGACGCTACCACTGCCCACAGCCAAGTGTTACATGTTTCACTGGGAGAAAGACAACTTTG ATGATCTGAACACCCTCTTGGAGCACGGCCCTGACGATCTCAGCGCTAACAGGcaggctgaggaggaagaagaggagttAGACATTGATGATGACGATGAGAGGGATGGGACAGAGTTggatgaggaagacgagggggaggaggatgaagaagacaaagaagaggaggaagtagAATCGCCTTCTATGACTATCATCCCGAACGGCTACAATGTTAACCACCGTGCCTCCACCTACTCCACCATCTCGTCCCTGTCCACCGCTTCCAAAGACTCCATGTTCTCCACCTTGTCTGTGACCTCGGAGTCCTACGCTCCGTCGCTCTACTCCGTCGCCTCTGGAGTGGACAGTGACTACGTCGACGATTTCGAGGACTATATCTGCTCGTACCCTGTTGTGGAAAAATGTTCGCCAAAGTCGAGTAAAACCTTGCCTCGGCTCAGCCAGCACCTGTACCGGATCTTCTCCAAGAGCCCTCGCTCACTGTGCCGTGCGAAAAGCTTGGGAAACACAGAATCCAAAGACCTTCCGGTGGTGCGAGAGAAACGCTCCAACTCTCTGCCGCAGCAAGTCAAGTTAAGCAGCCttgagctgctgctccagccaCAGAGTCAAACTCTCAGACATGTGTGCTTCAGACGGAGGCCTATTCTTAGCAGTGACGAGGAGAGTAAGAATATCACGCTGAGGGTGGTTGTGTTTGGTGCCGATCATGTGGCGGGGAAGGTGGCCCGGGCCTATGATAGCCTGAGGCGGAAGGAGAGCGCGTGTCCACGTCTCAGCAGGGTCTTCAATCTTCAGTTCTACTTTGTGCCGGTGAAGAGGGACTCGGCTGGAGGTCACCTGAGGTCACCTAGTCCTGTGCCTCAAACTGGAACGCCAAAAGGAGCGGCCCTGTCTAAT CAGGGTCTTCACCTCCCGAGCACAGGGGACAGTACTAATGACATTGCCCATCTCCTTGGTATGTTGGACCCTTGGTACGAACGAAACACCCTCAGCCTGCTCAACCTGCCTACCAACGTTGTGTGCCAG CAAACCTCAAAGACCGAGTCCGAGTCCTACGACGGTTCGTATGAGCAGCGTCTACCCATCATGGCCGACCTGGTCCTGTACTACTGCCGCTACGCTACCCGGCCAGCGCTGATCCAACTCTATCAGGCTGAG TTGACGTTAGCCGGTGGTGAGAGGAGGACGGAAGTGTTCATCCACTCCCTAGAGTTGGGTCACACTGCAGGAACACGAGCCATAAAAGCCATGG GTGCTGCCAGTAAACGGTTTGGTATTGACGGTGACCGAGAGGCAGTGCCTCTGATGTTGGAGTTGGTGTACAACAGG gtggTTACCAGTGGGAGAAGCCAGTGGAAAAGAGAATCAAAAGTCTGTACGTCAGTGAACTTGACCAAAGCGTGCAAGAACCCTGAGGAACTAG ATTCAAAGATGGAGTGCCTGCAGCTCATGATGACTGAGGTTGTGAAGAGGCAGAACGGCAAAAGCAAGAAGGGCTACAACCAG CAGCTCAATTTGACAGAGGTGAAAGTGGATAAGGTGCAGGTGAGCGGAGCTGTAAACACAACGTTTGCTGTGTGTCTGGACCAGGATGAGAAGAAGATACTACAGACTGTCACCAG
- the pik3r5 gene encoding phosphoinositide 3-kinase regulatory subunit 5 isoform X3, with protein MQHTSCTEDRIQHALDRCLDGLRRSPTAAHHWNVLMCSAGQSMNRWSLEELVKRDPENFLILLQQIIIKTKEVQEQCQYELVAPLAIMFSSTLLQTPFCPPGTELLQEAIEVFRCFLTWPEPYCSVCKSLLSTLQLELKAPGISFQRLVREEQGLSTSSHSSKIMTVLLMNPGEVPADFLSVAEQLSHVNHSQQETYITLIKHAFQSTLGTKYPLQSIHRALQEKPVDELGELFSVVSDILETAAAIADPLKGRDHVIQGLEGLRERMRIPASNGRKCDGMLQTLPLPTAKCYMFHWEKDNFDDLNTLLEHGPDDLSANRQAEEEEEELDIDDDDERDGTELDEEDEGEEDEEDKEEEEVESPSMTIIPNGYNVNHRASTYSTISSLSTASKDSMFSTLSVTSESYAPSLYSVASGVDSDYVDDFEDYICSYPVVEKCSPKSSKTLPRLSQHLYRIFSKSPRSLCRAKSLGNTESKDLPVVREKRSNSLPQQVKLSSLELLLQPQSQTLRHVCFRRRPILSSDEESKNITLRVVVFGADHVAGKVARAYDSLRRKESACPRLSRVFNLQFYFVPVKRDSAGGHLRSPSPVPQTGTPKGAALSNQGLHLPSTGDSTNDIAHLLGMLDPWYERNTLSLLNLPTNVVCQQTSKTESESYDGSYEQRLPIMADLVLYYCRYATRPALIQLYQAELTLAGGERRTEVFIHSLELGHTAGTRAIKAMGAASKRFGIDGDREAVPLMLELVYNRVVTSGRSQWKRESKVCTSVNLTKACKNPEELDSKMECLQLMMTEVVKRQNGKSKKGYNQLNLTEVKVDKVQVSGAVNTTFAVCLDQDEKKILQTVTRCEISVCYKTDSFTDWRLRKSRTSAQIQPLHPTFCSLLCLPIVTFSGALP; from the exons ATGCAGCACACCTCGTGCACAGAGGACAGAATCCAGCACGCTCTGGACCGGTGTCTGGACGGGCTGAGACGGAGCCCCACAGCAGCACACCACTGGAACG TGCTGATGTGCTCAGCGGGTCAGTCCATGAACCGCTGGAGCCTGGAAGAGTTGGTGAAGAGAGACCCCGAGAATTTCCTCATCCTCTTACAGCAAATCATCATAAAGACCAAAGAG GTTCAGGAGCAGTGTCAGTATGAGCTGGTGGCTCCCCTCGCGATCAtgttctcctccactctgcttcAG ACACCTTTCTGTCCTCCAggcactgagctgctgcaggaggccaTCGAGGTGTTTCGCTGCTTCCTCACCTGGCCGGAGCCGTACTGCAGTGTGTGTAAAAGCCTGCTGTCCACGCTACAGCTGGAGCTCAAGGCCCCAG ggATTTCCTTTCAGAGACTGGTGAGAGAGGAGCAAGGCCTCAGCACCTCCAGCCACAGCTCCAAGATCAT GACTGTGCTGCTGATGAACCCGGGTGAGGTGCCCGCTGACTTTCTCTCCGTGGCCGAGCAGCTCAGTCACGTTAATCACTCGCAGCAAGAGACGTACATCACACTGATCAAACACGCCTTCCAGTCCACGCTGGGCACCAAGTACCCTCTGCAAAGTATCCACAGAGCCCTGCAG GAAAAACCTGTGGATGAATTGGGTGAGCTCTTTTCTGTGGTAAGCGACATCTTGGAGACGGCCGCTGCCATTGCTGACCCTCTGAAGGGACGCGACCACGTGATCCAGGGACTGGAGGGACTGAGGGAGAGAATGAGAATCCCAGCATCCAACGGGAGGAAGTGTGATG GGATGCTACAGACGCTACCACTGCCCACAGCCAAGTGTTACATGTTTCACTGGGAGAAAGACAACTTTG ATGATCTGAACACCCTCTTGGAGCACGGCCCTGACGATCTCAGCGCTAACAGGcaggctgaggaggaagaagaggagttAGACATTGATGATGACGATGAGAGGGATGGGACAGAGTTggatgaggaagacgagggggaggaggatgaagaagacaaagaagaggaggaagtagAATCGCCTTCTATGACTATCATCCCGAACGGCTACAATGTTAACCACCGTGCCTCCACCTACTCCACCATCTCGTCCCTGTCCACCGCTTCCAAAGACTCCATGTTCTCCACCTTGTCTGTGACCTCGGAGTCCTACGCTCCGTCGCTCTACTCCGTCGCCTCTGGAGTGGACAGTGACTACGTCGACGATTTCGAGGACTATATCTGCTCGTACCCTGTTGTGGAAAAATGTTCGCCAAAGTCGAGTAAAACCTTGCCTCGGCTCAGCCAGCACCTGTACCGGATCTTCTCCAAGAGCCCTCGCTCACTGTGCCGTGCGAAAAGCTTGGGAAACACAGAATCCAAAGACCTTCCGGTGGTGCGAGAGAAACGCTCCAACTCTCTGCCGCAGCAAGTCAAGTTAAGCAGCCttgagctgctgctccagccaCAGAGTCAAACTCTCAGACATGTGTGCTTCAGACGGAGGCCTATTCTTAGCAGTGACGAGGAGAGTAAGAATATCACGCTGAGGGTGGTTGTGTTTGGTGCCGATCATGTGGCGGGGAAGGTGGCCCGGGCCTATGATAGCCTGAGGCGGAAGGAGAGCGCGTGTCCACGTCTCAGCAGGGTCTTCAATCTTCAGTTCTACTTTGTGCCGGTGAAGAGGGACTCGGCTGGAGGTCACCTGAGGTCACCTAGTCCTGTGCCTCAAACTGGAACGCCAAAAGGAGCGGCCCTGTCTAAT CAGGGTCTTCACCTCCCGAGCACAGGGGACAGTACTAATGACATTGCCCATCTCCTTGGTATGTTGGACCCTTGGTACGAACGAAACACCCTCAGCCTGCTCAACCTGCCTACCAACGTTGTGTGCCAG CAAACCTCAAAGACCGAGTCCGAGTCCTACGACGGTTCGTATGAGCAGCGTCTACCCATCATGGCCGACCTGGTCCTGTACTACTGCCGCTACGCTACCCGGCCAGCGCTGATCCAACTCTATCAGGCTGAG TTGACGTTAGCCGGTGGTGAGAGGAGGACGGAAGTGTTCATCCACTCCCTAGAGTTGGGTCACACTGCAGGAACACGAGCCATAAAAGCCATGG GTGCTGCCAGTAAACGGTTTGGTATTGACGGTGACCGAGAGGCAGTGCCTCTGATGTTGGAGTTGGTGTACAACAGG gtggTTACCAGTGGGAGAAGCCAGTGGAAAAGAGAATCAAAAGTCTGTACGTCAGTGAACTTGACCAAAGCGTGCAAGAACCCTGAGGAACTAG ATTCAAAGATGGAGTGCCTGCAGCTCATGATGACTGAGGTTGTGAAGAGGCAGAACGGCAAAAGCAAGAAGGGCTACAACCAG CTCAATTTGACAGAGGTGAAAGTGGATAAGGTGCAGGTGAGCGGAGCTGTAAACACAACGTTTGCTGTGTGTCTGGACCAGGATGAGAAGAAGATACTACAGACTGTCACCAG